Proteins encoded within one genomic window of Acomys russatus chromosome 5, mAcoRus1.1, whole genome shotgun sequence:
- the LOC127189828 gene encoding olfactory receptor 1444: protein MENNTEVTEFILLGLTDDPNLQVPLLLIFLFIYLITLIGNGGMMVIVFSDSHLHTPMYFFLSNLSFVDLGYSSAIAPKMVAALQSGNKVISYNGCAAQFFFFVGFATVECYLLASMAYDRHAAVCKPLHYTTTMTKSICNILTIGSYTCGFLNASIHAADTFRLSFCGSNKINHFFCDIPPLLVLSCSNTQISKLVVFFVVGFNVFFTLFVILISYFFIFIAIQNMKSSEGRKKAFSTCASHLTAVSIFYGTIIFMYLHPSSDKSMDTGKIASVFYTVVIPMLNPLIYSLRNKEVKNALWKILNKLHLRSFSVIRT, encoded by the coding sequence ATGGAGAACAATACAGAAGTGACAGAATTCATCCTGCTGGGGTTGACAGATGACCCCAATCTTCAGGTTCCTCTCCTCCTGATATTTTTATTCATCTACCTTATCACTTTGATTGGAAATGGAGGGATGATGGTCATCGTCTTCTCAGACTCCCACCTCCATactcccatgtacttcttcctcagtaACTTGTCCTTTGTAGATCTGGGATACTCATCGGCTATAGCTCCCAAGATGGTAGCTGCACTCCAGTCAGGGAATAAGGTCATCTCCTATAATGGGTGTGCAGCCCAGTTCTTCTTCTTTGTGGGTTTTGCCACTGTTGAGTgttatcttctggcctccatggcttATGACCGCCATGCAGCAGTGTGTAAGCCTCTTCATTATACCACAACCATGACAAAGAGTATATGTAACATCCTGACCATTGGCTCTTATACCTGTGGCTTCCTCAATGCCTCAATCCACGCAGCAGATACCTTCAGACTCTCTTTCTGTGGTTCCAATAAAATCAATCATTTTTTCTGTGACATACCCCCGCTCCTGGTCCTTTCATGCTCCAATACACAAATCAGTAAGTtggttgtcttttttgttgtggGATTCAATGTGTTTTTTACCCTCTTTGTAATTCTAATTTCTTACTTCTTCATATTCATTGCTATTCAAAACATGAAGTCTTCTGAGGGACGAAAGAAAGCCTTCTCCACCTGTGCTTCCCACCTCACGGCTGTGTCCATCTTCTATGGCACAATAATTTTTATGTACCTGCATCCCAGTTCTGATAAGTCCATGGACACAGGCAAAATAGCATCTGTGTTCTACACTGTAGTGATTCCTATGCTGAATCCCTTGATCTACAGCCTAAGGAACAAAGAAGTGAAAAATGCCCTCtggaaaatactcaataaacttCATCTGCGGTCTTTTAGTGTGATTAGGACCTAG